The sequence atataataattttaattatataaattatatatttaatgttaaataactaataaattaaattttaatttatattaaataataatatcaataatattttaaacaattaataatataatattagaaataattgaaaatattgttaaaataaaatttattgcagcactaaaaaattttagaaaattaaatctagaaatataaaaattttattctattattatgttaaaaatattgaaaatattaatattttatatatataaaataataataataattctgtAAAACACGCATAAAATACTAATACTTTTATATGGGTACCTTAGGAGCCGGCGATCAATATGCACACACGTCATtagtataaatttttctttttttctttttttgttttaacaaAAGACATGTTACTAGAATACACCGACTTTGTTCTATATGTACATCCCTCCATTCCTGCTATGCATTTAATTTTGCCCTCCTCTGTAATTCAACCTTCAAACTCTTGAATCTGAATCCTCCATTTTCTCTCGggcataaataaataaaatattttttattttaaaaacgTTTCAATatctctaatttattttttctaatactaagaaaaagaaatgctaaaatttaaaattttattcaaatggAGATTGGTGTACATTGATATATTCAGTTTTAAGGGTTTTCATAAGCcttacttattaatttaattttaaattttgtaccttttaattatttttaaattttaaaataaatacatatcttttaaatttattttacaaattttctaaaaataatttaaaattttatgattaaaaaaataacataataaaaaattctactTATTACAAAATTAGTGAAACAATATAACTGTTAAgaattatattgttaaatttaaaatgaaatatttttattgattataatattataataattattattattttaataaatataattaatttttcatatcatttattttaacgtaaaacatttaaaatttattattaaaaatataagtatttatttcaaattatttttaaaatataagatttaagattaaattaatgaTTAGACCTTTTCGGAActtatgttttatattatttttattctattcaaATTATACACAGTAACAAAAatcacttttaatttttatttttctatttcaaattTGCTTTTTATTCCATTCAATGCAGGAGCttacttttgattttgattttttttttttttttgatagtttatttttcatgTTGGTTTGGACCAGTTACATTAAATAACTTAACTTTTTTACGATTATTATGGAATTACttttaagtaataaattaactttgaAGTGGTTTATTATCAAACtgatcaattaaatatttctaaaaatagtataaatttatctaaaaaattatctcaTCTTATCCTTTATAAAATTacgaaatatatattttgttaatcaGGAGTTCGTTATAGTTATATTGTAAGATAAATGATATAAAACACtatattatatcaatataaaatcctaaaatattaacatattagTCGAGATAGTATTaaactgaaaagaaaataaaagcatagCCTCAATACCGGGGGAAATGATGAAGTACTCGGGGATCTCGTATTAATACAgcataaaaaattcataatgaaacttaagaaagaaaaatcatttgTTCATATAGACAGCTTCCATAATATTCCTGTTTGGTGTTGCTGATGttaaacttaaaaaagaatattgatGTAAGATTTACTATTTAAGTTAATACTcataataacataaataaaaagaagattgatatcgttaattaatatttaggaGATTTGACTCTGGTATATGCATATCGCTTCCAGTGCTGTGCTCATCAAAGTTACATATTTTCTTCAACCTTAAATCTTTCCAATGCAAACATTTATTTCCATTTGTTATGTTTTTCTGTGCACTTAGGTGATCATATGCGATAAATATAATCTCTACGTATTCATGAATGAATCAGTCAAGCGTGTTCATCTTGCTAGCTACTACTGTACTTCAGTGTTTCAGATCTACTAATGCCCAAGTTGAGATATTTAAATACATAATTGAACACAAATGTATTACAATCTAACTGAATAACACTGCACCATTTTCAACTAGCAAAGTACATAAACAAACACAGACGTAGATGTAATCTAAAACCAACTTGCgtagatatttttatacatttcgTCTCACTTATATTCTCTGCCCTTAAAGTTTtaagaacaagaaaacaacttgcTATATGCCTCCACAACATGTGCTGAAGCATAGCATGCTAATTTCCTCTACCATGTTTAAGATCCCTTTTCTTACCCCATTCGTGCATGCAAAGATGAAGCTTCCTGCCAGCAGCTAGATAATCCACTGCCTGAACAGGAgttaaaatactaattaattccTTAAGTGTAGTTAACCTCAAGTTGTCAGCCTCCTGTAAAAGACGCACCATAGCCTCATCATGATTTTGAAGTGCTCTATCCACCACCTCATTGGAGTCACCAGCATGACTCTGTTCTTTGGCAACCATCGAAATAGGCTCATCAGCTATGTCTTCTTGCAAACTCGCCAATTGGGTAGTCAACTTCTCCTCATGCTTTATCGTTTTGCAATGCAGAACATTTACCATATTCAGCTGTTGCAATGATAGGTCGCCGAGATTGCCTGTCCTTGTACCCTGAAGGTGTTCTGCTATTTGGGATTCGACCTGAGACCCGCAAAGTGCATAAACGAGTCTGATAAAGATGGAGGGTCTGCAGCCAGCCAGCCAAAGCAAGGAATTCTCCAAGGCAGAATTCCAGGTTGGTGCAAAATAGACAGAGACATCGTTATGGGCAAGTCGGTTTCTCTTGTCCACGTATTCTTGAAAATGCTCGATGTTTTTCTCTGCTAATTGGGCGAATAAACTCTGATCATCAGGAGGTTTATCATCATCAGTTAACGTCAGGGCTCGGAGAAGCTCGGCCAAATCTAGTTCTTGAACATTCATCCAATCATGAAAGCATCTTTCTGAATGGTTTTGGTCACTTTGGTCTTCCAATGACATTGAAATCAAAAGTTTAGGATATAGAGGCTGCTAGCTTCAGCTTTAAGTAGGTATATGGTGAGCAAACCTCGATTTATAGGAAACACAAAAATCGGAGTGCTAGCTaatataaaagagattttactTGTACCTAGACTCAGTAcattttggatttttcttgTGTTTGGCATTTGATATTCTGGAAATAGAAACTGATAATGTTCCCAAGAAAAAGAGTAGAAACTAATAAACTTTTCCATCTTCACTAGCGTTGTGGTACTGTGACCTAAATTTGTTTAGTTGAAACGGAGTTTATGTTCAGttatattttctcttcttttatcgACTACTTTTATCCACTAGCTGTAATACTAGGAACGAAGAGATTGAAAGATCAAGTTCCAAAAAGTAACCTTTGCGAGGGGACAAAACTTCTTGAGAATCTAAAACGCGCGTATTggaataaaatacaaaatctGCCATTGTTATTGCGGCTGTGGTGATTACATGTGGTTGTGActaattcttttgtttttcttttgaacgGGCTacacataaattattatatatatatatatatatatatatatttaaatctaatttaaaatatgttgaataaaaattttacggctgtaaaatattttttcaaaaaatttaatataattatatatttaaaatcctaattaaattaaaatagattctTACATTACAATTTTATCTATATACAATACGAGATAAACTGTCTTAAATATTCAACGATCTTGATCTCCactttcttataattttttttctcctttttcacAATTCTCTTGAACTGCTTTTCACAGCTTTTTCTCCACTTTTTCACAACGCCAGAAGCTTCTTACCACTTTTCTGGATCAATAATTCGTCCAAACGATTTACGACGCATGGGCGaaggagaaaaatatatatacaaaaaatcGGTTCATGAATTTTGGATCAAAATAAATGGTCTTTTtcctaatattttttatttaaacaatgatttttctaattttatcaagcagtatattttaatttaaattttaaattttgttgctgctattttatcaaaaaaaggATTTTATTACTgttacatattttaaattttgtttcctgaaaattaatatttttaggacgttaaataaatttaaaaaagggataaaaatatctttttttgtcATTATCAAAGGACTTGAGTGGAAATGAGGGAGGGGCAAAAGTAATGTTTGCCATAATTCTAAAAACTTTATCAGATTTTAAGttcttaagaattttaaatcttGAAATTTGTAAGTTTTATGTTTTCTGAATTCtggaattttaaatttattgttctCGTTATTTGACAAATCggttcattattttcttaattttgaatttcataattattttttacatcatataattttgtctttaaaattttaaaataagatcctctaatatttgtttaaataggataacttattttttcaaaaaaataataaattatgtttagatgattttaactatttaatataaaaataatattataaataattgaatatagatatttatatattgaataacAAAATTTCCactattcatttatattaaatgattaaaatctTACGaatgttatttaaattttttattgaaatatagggattgtaatttttatttataaacaacatttagaatttagaattttaatttcatgaggaaaccattttaatattaatttcataatgattaatttcttagaaaataaattctttctaaaattatttaacaacaaaaaaatttctctGTCAAAGAAAAACCTAAGAGTAGATTTGGAGGATAATTTCATATGCAGCCCCTATTTGAAATGTGTTTcctaaatacaaaaatttctgtattttaattttaataaaattaatcttatatttggttgaaatttataaatgaatttacttcatttgaaaaaaagacacgaaagggaaaataaaagtaaaaatagtaaaactaGAAAGAATTATTTTGGTGTATGCAATATATTGGCTTactaatatagaatttatttagaagttttatctatttttttagaatttaatttacctataactaattttacacaaatctaattatatagaattctaaattaactttcacttcattcaaagcaagtaaattttaaatttttaaattaattttagaaatttgataaatttcaactaaatacaatataaagtcatatttatttgattctaaaagtattttattgcATATATGATATAATATCACTGCTTGAcatgtaatttaatatttttaaaattcaggCTAGTATGatattaaatcttattttagTATAACTATTATTGGAATCAAGATTAAGAGAATTTGAATGTTACTAAAATTATGAccttaaaaaaattgagtCAAAATGTGCTTAGAATTGGAGAGtaattgttatattttgttgatactcattaaaagattaattttatttgagaaaaaaatatgaaagagaatgtaaaatgaaaacaataaaattagaaaaaaatattttagtattattgaatatattgacttaccaatatgaaatttatttacagattctatttattttttaaaacttaatcTAGTTATAActaattctatataaatttaattatatagagttataaattaatttttgcttCATCCAAAGcgtataaattttaaatttgttaaaaaatttataagttttataaaattcaatcaaatacacagtaaataaaatttaatttaactgaaattttttaatttcaattgaatttattatgaaactctataaaataaaaattaagataatttattgCCATAAATACTTAATTGTGCTTATTATCcatattttatagatataagaCATAAATTTATCCAGTGAAAGGCATTAAAAAGttacattttaataataactCAAGATTGGAGATTTCTTTCAGTTGGATTCTGCAAAATAGTAAGTATCGACGTACTGATCGTTACTTGTCAGGATgaaagaagatctcaaacCTTGAGTCATCAAActaagattaaaaagaaaaagaaaaaaaaaaaaaaaagagttcaTGTTTCTTATCACATATATGTAACGTATGTAGAAAGCAAAGTTCAGTGGATGTGACAgaggaaataaaataatataataggaCAGAGTTTAGCACAAAAATTTAAGTATGGGGCTAAgacaaaaatttgaataattgtatctttggatttttcttgttttggtAATCCGGGAAGTAGAAACAGACAATCTTTTCGATCCATCTTTCATCACTCTGAACTCACCTGCAATTATGCTTGTAAGatatctaatattattaataatataaaaatatatgtcaaataataattatttattattaaaaaattatctagttatctaattaattacatacatgaaataataataataataaaaaaagtaaaaatttgaCACAACAGAATATATATGTAACAAATCCATATTATAGAATAACAAAAGGCATcgtgattaattattaagaataatttaacTAGCactacaattattattatctaggGAAGACGCAAGGCTTTCAAAACATTAGCACTGAAACTAATAATTGCTAAGGCAAAAGAGAAGTGTAATTTGCcacaaagaaaatttatagtaataaagaaaaataaggcGAATTGGCTTTACCCAAAtgagaatattatatattaaaataaaaagagcaATCCACGTAATGGATAGTTTGatagcaaaagaaaagagatcgATTAATTTGACAGAGATGATTAGTTTTAATCACAGTAATAGAGTTCTAAAGAACATTAAAAaggataattttgttttgtgaataaaaaaattaccgcTTATTATCTAAAAGTTTCTAAGAGGAGCTTAACATATCGACTgttgttttaatttaaattaattatgaatagttgatattaaaattttgctATATAGTTTTCATTTAGCTGTTAGTTGAATCAAACACtctctaaaaatatatattttttatttatttattttattagattagatatacatattttatttatttattgaaattagattaaaagtatatatttattttatttattcagattaaatatgtatatatcttttattgttcgtttatatatttatgtaattagaTTAAGGGTATATgtcttttctattaatttatttttattagcctagatgatttattataaaattaaagtctATAATAGTGATCATGAGTGATATTTGTGTAGCATAAATCATGGTTTAGAATACAAGTCTATCTGAAAATCGCGATCGCACCTCTCAAAGTGCAACTGTGAAAAATTCAAGTTTAAAGACAAATGTTTCTGGAgttttcaaaatgaaaatagtgACTGCATTCATAGAAGTGCGACCGtggaaatcaaaatttttgaGCTAGAGCTATTGACTTTCTGAAGCTGCAAATCACTATTTTCAAGAGGGCGATTGTGAAATTCATGAAAATGTGTGATTGTTACTAAACCGCCAACAGTTACATTTGGAGTAGCCAATGACTCCCTTGTCAGGTAGTTGTTGGGGAGACTGCGATTTGTATTTTGACAATGCATTTAAtgtcttaaagaaaaaaaaaatatttttaaaatatacctGTGATGACTCTTTGAGGTTTATAAGCTAtaaaaacaacctcaaaaggTCTTAAATATTTGATCAACAGCCTCCTAAAACCTACAATTATTATACAttaactttctttcttcttacaattaatttttacaatttttggTTGTTGTAAGAGTCTGAATGTTATTGTGAGATTTGAGTGTTAGCCTAAATAATTTGGATTGGATTTAAAAGTTGGCATAGACAAAACTCTTTGTAAGGATTATGTGTGAGTCATAAAATACAAGTGTAAAAGATTTTGTGTGAACCCTAAATACTAAATTTGAAGTGAGCTTCAGATAActgtttttgtaattaattgaGTGTATAGTGAATACCCAATTAGAAATTGGATGTGACTTATGATTGGTTAATATATGAACCATTATAAAATTGTGTGTTGTTCCTTTTCATATACTCTTCTGCTTTcgataatcaaatttttaatttccaaCTATTCTACAATTAACAAATTCAATCCATTTTTTGTTCATAAGAGCAAacaattttcttataattatttatcttatcCATCTAAATTACAGTCAatacatataaacatatgataataataatttgctCCGCAAATATTGATAGGCTAATTAAGAAAAGTTGGTAAGTGTTTgggtaaataattaaaattaaataaaatttaggtgGTTTTGTCAcgttcaaattaaaattaactcatttagact comes from Ricinus communis isolate WT05 ecotype wild-type chromosome 5, ASM1957865v1, whole genome shotgun sequence and encodes:
- the LOC8263796 gene encoding protein DELAY OF GERMINATION 1 — protein: MSLEDQSDQNHSERCFHDWMNVQELDLAELLRALTLTDDDKPPDDQSLFAQLAEKNIEHFQEYVDKRNRLAHNDVSVYFAPTWNSALENSLLWLAGCRPSIFIRLVYALCGSQVESQIAEHLQGTRTGNLGDLSLQQLNMVNVLHCKTIKHEEKLTTQLASLQEDIADEPISMVAKEQSHAGDSNEVVDRALQNHDEAMVRLLQEADNLRLTTLKELISILTPVQAVDYLAAGRKLHLCMHEWGKKRDLKHGRGN